The Toxorhynchites rutilus septentrionalis strain SRP chromosome 3, ASM2978413v1, whole genome shotgun sequence genome includes a region encoding these proteins:
- the LOC129773173 gene encoding ionotropic receptor 75a, whose amino-acid sequence MLLIFWLQIVFSLRYSSAIRTDFLLDFLAARHSKSVVFFLCDFDEIHKTFTAVNERNIAVQFVNIDGSREVIPSAILPRTNYARTVCVYDYSCAKSLQILQKFSDLKYFNTTYSWLFVADNDSTVDVNDILWQLKFIQMNSDLITVQKENNGTKFDLIDVYTRGRHLCKDILQAKYGEWQEKKGMQLVSGSGRYYLRGNFEGLQLRGVTVIDRDNVTSDDVDRILSEPRKGQGSVAFVKYHYALLGILRQYHNFTVKYRLSRSWSGRLKSGYRLGLLGILSRNEADVATTGIFQRVNRHAEFDSIHLSWEFEARFIYRITPQLSDASGGGNFFTPFDRNVWIASSIIMVIVLVVLKLVTLIRSRTLKNETNTPLAAYLVDVVGTIAQQGVPGQVPPKIPIRIALLSLLLLNLVLYNYYTSSVVGGLLSSPGKGPETVEEIIESPLTLSFLDVPYHKVLFREAKEPIIRELYQKKVQPSREGKHTIPVYTDIVTAVPYLKKGGYAFHCELAEAFQDIANQFDANEICELRMAEGLFHDIKLLNFILPKRSMYTEMFKTTLMRAREIGLVKRNLRKHRVEKPICQSSGRVLPVELTGVTMAFFVLAAGMVMALIIAAMELMISAATMSREKRTFLH is encoded by the exons ATGTTGCTCATTTTCTGGCTTCAAATCGTTTTTTCGTTGCGCTATTCAAGCGCCATTAGAACTGACTTTTTGCTTGACTTTCTAGCAGCGAGACACTCCAaaagtgttgtgttttttttgtgtgatttcgACGAAA ttCACAAAACATTCACTGCGGTGAACGAGCGAAACATCGCTGTTCAGTTTGTGAATATCGATGGATCCCGCGAAGTAATTCCATCAGCTATCTTGCCCCGAACGAATTACGCTCGAACAGTTTGTGTTTACGATTATAGCTGTGCAAAAtctttgcaaatattgcaaaaG TTTTCAGAtctaaaatatttcaacactACCTATAGTTGGCTATTCGTAGCAGATAATGATTCTACGGTGGATGTCAATGATATACTATGGCAATTGAAGTTTATTCAAATGAATTCCGACCTAATTACGGTGCAGAAAGAAAACAACGGAACTAAATTCGATTTGATAGATGTTTATACAAGAGGAAGACACCTGTGCAAGGATATATTGCAAGCGAAATACGGAGAGTGGCAGGAGAAAAAGGGTATGCAGCTAGTCTCTGGTTCTGGTCGCTATTATCTACGCGGAAACTTCGAAGGTCTCCAGCTAAGAGGAGTAACAGTG ATTGATCGCGATAATGTTACCTCGGATGACGTCGATAGGATCCTATCAGAACCCAGGAAAGGACAAGGAAGCGTGGCTTTCGTGAAATACCATTATGCACTGTTGGGTATTTTACGTCAATATCATAACTTCAC TGTAAAATATCGCTTATCAAGAAGCTGGTCCGGTCGACTTAAATCCGGCTACCGTTTAGGTTTACTGGGCATCCTTTCACGCAATGAGGCTGACGTAGCTACTACTGGAATTTTTCAGCGAGTCAACAGACACGCCGAATTCGACTCAATTCACCTGAGCTGGGAGTTTGA AGCTCGGTTTATATATCGAATTACACCCCAGTTGAGCGATGCTTCCGGCGGTGGGAATTTTTTCACCCCTTTCGATCGTAACGTTTGGATCGCATCGTCTATCATTATGGTGATCGTTTTGGTGGTTTTGAAACTAGTTACCCTGATTCGGTCTAGAACACTGAAAAATGAGACAAACACCCCGCTTGCAGCCTATCTCGTGGACGTTGTCGGAACAATCGCCCAGCAAGGAGTTCCTGGCCAAGTGCCACCGAAGATTCCGATAAGAATTGCGCTTCTTTCGCTGCTATTGTTGAATCTGGTATTGTATAATTATTACACGTCTTCGGTGGTGGGCGGATTGCTTAGCTCTCCGGGTAAGGGCCCGGAGACGGTCGAGGAAATCATAGAGAGTCCATTAACACTATCGTTCCTCGATGTTCCGTACCACAAAGTCTTGTTTCGC GAAGCTAAAGAGCCAATAATCCGCGAGCTGTACCAGAAGAAG GTGCAACCGTCACGTGAGGGGAAACACACCATACCTGTCTACACGGACATCGTGACGGCTGTTCCGTATCTGAAGAAGGGTGGCTATGCGTTTCACTGCGAACTAGCCGAGGCATTCCAGGATATTGCAAATCAGTTTGATGCCAACGAGATATGCGAGTTGCGCATG GCGGAAGGATTGTTTCACGACATCAAATTGCTGAATTTCATACTGCCCAAAAGAAGTATGTACACGGAGATGTTTAAAACCAC GTTGATGCGAGCGCGCGAAATCGGACTAGTCAAACGTAATCTTAGAAAACATCGCGTAGAAAAACCGATTTGCCAATCCAGCGGTCGAGTACTTCCGGTAGAGTTGACTGGCGTCACAATGGCTTTCTTTGTATTGGCAG CTGGTATGGTTATGGCCCTTATTATAGCAGCCATGGAGTTGATGATATCTGCAGCAACAATGAGCAGAGAAAAACGAACCTTTTTACATTGA